Proteins encoded within one genomic window of Humulus lupulus chromosome 1, drHumLupu1.1, whole genome shotgun sequence:
- the LOC133784259 gene encoding nuclear transport factor 2 — protein MANAYPGPVSAVQVGSYFVGQYYQVLQQQPDLVYQFYSETSSMVRIDGDSTESVSEMLQIHSIIMSLNFTAIEIKTINSLESWNGGILVVVSGSVKAKDYVVRRNFIQTFFLAPQEKGYFVLNDVFQYINDEVIYQHPTPELSESKFDSQVNIPSPHPEPPVSDYDLEEEARDYVNSVHIEDDPVDIYSVPEQQQQQQQQQDVETEVVVEESLVEETSASFENVPNAVQEIPSEAVEEPVGESVKKTYASILRVAKGLSAPSNAPPVVPPVAAQPSFTATQASDWNYSPQYVEQQSYSPSPVVPDSGVEAADEGYAYDDEGEPKSVYVRNLSPNVTEEEIEEEFKYFGRIKPDGVFIRSRKDIGVCYAFVEFEDILGVHNALKASPIQLAGRQVYIEERRPNSTGISRGGGVGGRRGRGRGGYQPESTRGRFGGRSLGRGGNQDSDYSRPRGNGFHSRGSR, from the exons ATGGCGAATGCTTATCCGGGTCCTGTTAGTGCTGTTCAG GTAGGCTCCTACTTTGTGGGACAGTACTACCAAGTTCTTCAACAGCAACCCGATCTAGTTTATCAGTTCTACTCTGAGACAAGCTCAATGGTTCGCATCGATGGTGATTCTACTGAATCCGTTTCTGAAATGCTG CAAATTCATTCAATTATCATGTCTCTGAATTTTACTGCCATAGAGATTAAGACAATCAACTCTCTTGAGTCATGGAATGGAGGTATCCTGGTGGTGGTTTCAGGGTCTGTTAAAGCAAAGGACTATGTTGTCAGGAGAAATTTTATCCAAACCTTTTTCTTGGCTCCTCAGGAGAAAGGTTATTTTGTTCTCAATGATGTCTTTCAGTACATAAATGACGAAGTAATTTACCAGCATCCAACACCCGAACTTTCCGAAAGCAAATTTGATTCTCAAGTGAACATTCCTAGCCCTCATCCCGAACCACCAG TTTCTGACTATGATTTGGAGGAAGAGGCCAGGGATTATGTCAATTCTGTTCATATTGAAGATGATCCAGTTGATATATACAGTGTCCCagagcaacagcaacaacaacaacaacaacaggaTGTGGAGACAGAAGTTGTGGTGGAAGAAAGTCTGGTAGAAGAAACATCCGCTTCATTTGAAAATGTGCCTAATGCTGTTCAAGAAATCCCATCTGAGGCAGTGGAGGAACCTGTGGGAGAATCTGTTAAGAAAACATATGCTTCTATT TTGCGAGTTGCCAAAGGGCTGTCTGCACCTTCAAATGCACCTCCAGTTGTGCCTCCAGTTGCAGCTCAACCATCTTTTACGGCCACCCAAGCTTCAGATTGGAACTACTCACCTCAGTATGTTGAACAACAGTCATACTCTCCATCACCAGTTGTGCCTGATTCTGGAGTAGAGGCAGCGGATGAAGGCTATGCCTATGATGACGAAG GCGAACCAAAATCTGTCTACGTGAGAAACTTGTCTCCTAATGTAACTGAAGAAGAGATTGAGGAAGAATTCAAGTATTTTGGCCGCATTAAGCCTGATGGGGTGTTCATCAGGAGCCGCAAG GATATCGGAGTCTGCTATGCTTTCGTTGAGTTTGAAGACATCCTTGGCGTTCACAATGCACTCAAG GCATCCCCCATTCAATTAGCTGGAAGGCAAGTTTATATCGAGGAGCGTAGACCTAACAGCACTGGTATTTCCCGAGGCGGAGGTGTTGGTGGAA GACGGGGAAGAGGCAGAGGTGGTTACCAACCAGAGTCTACTAGAGGGCGTTTTGGTGGTCGAAGTTTGGGCAGGGGTGGAAACCAAGACAGCGACTACAGCAGACCGAGAGGCAATGGTTTCCACTCGCGAGGTTCTCGATAA
- the LOC133784193 gene encoding uncharacterized protein LOC133784193, translated as MLGRRFISLFKNSTKPKLSSSAKPVDEEKTKSIGRKAVSFILITVTGGVALSALDDLTIYRSCSSKAIEKVSNSQEIKDALGEPIVKGPWYNASLAVAHKRQSVSCTFPVSGPQGTGVLQLKAVRNGEDTWFSFLRPRDWDIIIMDALLHVPGNDEKNRTFRISLSDYFPPPSSTACTDCKPKELDNQDKK; from the exons ATGCTAGGAAGAAGGTTCATTTCCTTGTTTAAGAATTCCACAAAACCAAAGCTCTCGAG TTCTGCAAAGCCTGTGGATGAAGAGAAGACCAAATCAATTGGTCGTAAAGCTGTGTCTTTCATTTTGATTACCGTTACGGGTGGCGTTGCTTTGAGCGCTCTTGATGACCTTACTATTTATCGTAGTTGTAGCAG CAAGGCTATAGAGAAAGTGAGTAACAGTCAGGAAATTAAAGATGCTTTAGGAGAGCCTATTGTGAAAGGTCCATGGTACAATGCCTCACTTGCAGTAGCTCATAAGAGGCAATCTGTTTCTTGCACATTCCCAGTTTCTGGTCCACAAGGCACAGGAGTCTTGCAGTTGAAGGCAGTACGCAATGGAG AGGACACATGGTTTTCTTTTTTACGGCCTCGTGACTGGGATATTATAATCATGGACGCACTCCTCCATGTTCCTGGGAACGATGAGAAGAATCGAACGTTTCGGATCAGTCTCTCAGATTACTTTCCTCCTCCATCCTCAACGGCGTGCACGGATTGCAAGCCAAAAGAACTGGATAACCAAGATAAGAAATGA
- the LOC133784206 gene encoding hypothetical protein At1g04090-like, translating into MFGCNCLYWNRLADFSPPQLEYFSLPAPLPNWPQGQGFASGRIDIGELEVFKVSRFEFIWSHNPSQDKNKGVTFYKPVGIPDGFHILGHYCQPNNKPLRGYVLVAREVNTFTPEIAHAASTVKLPALCEPLDYILVWSPEDWTEDRYGGCGYFWLPQAPEGYMPVGFLVTNKPSKPSLDEVRCVRADLTDVCDAYRLLLNSSSGYMNCSVQVWSTRPHHRGMMEKGVPVGTFFCCSDWSSGEDLSIGCLKNLNPTLPAMPNLDQIHALINHYGPTVFFHPDEVYLPSSVSWFFKNGALLYRAGATAGETIDSEGSNLPGGETNDGSFWIDLPSDNRREIVKRGNLESAKLYAHVKPALGGIFTDIAMWVFCPFNGPGTIRIGVMNISLSKIGEHVGDWEHFTLRICNFTGELWSIYFSQHSGGQWVDAYDLEYTQGNKAIVYSSKSGHASYPHAGTYIQGSSKLGIGIRNDAARSNLFVDSSTQYEVVAAEYLGDGVVTEPGWLQFMREWGPTIVYDSRTELDKIINKLPLMVRYSVGNLFAKFPVELSGQEGPTGPKEKNNWVGDERG; encoded by the exons ATGTTCGGCTGCAACTGTCTCTATTGGAACAGACTCGCCGATTTCTCGCCACCACAGCTCGAATATTTCTCTCTGCCTGCGCCCTTGCCTAACTGGCCTCAAG GTCAAGGTTTTGCTTCTGGAAGAATCGATATAGGAGAACTAGAGGTTTTCAAAGTCTCTAGATTTGAGTTTATTTGGAGCCATAACCCATCACAGGACAAGAACAAAGGTGTTACCTTTTACAAACCAGTGGGAATACCTGATGGATTCCATATTCTTGGTCATTATTGTCAACCCAATAACAAGCCTCTACGAGGTTATGTTCTTGTGGCAAGAGAAGTAAATACCTTCACACCAGAAATTGCTCATGCTGCAAGTACTGTTAAGCTACCAGCTCTTTGTGAACCACTTGATTATATCTTAGTTTGGAGTCCTGAGGACTGGACTGAGGATAGATATGGTGGATGTGGCTATTTTTGGCTGCCTCAGGCACCTGAAGGATACATGCCAGTTGGGTTTTTGGTTACCAACAAGCCAAGCAAGCCGAGTTTGGACGAAGTCAGGTGTGTTCGGGCTGATTTAACAGATGTATGCGATGCATATCgcctattgcttaattctagTTCTGGATACATGAATTGTTCTGTTCAAGTTTGGAGTACGAGACCACATCACAGAGGGATGATGGAGAAAGGAGTCCCTGTCGGGACATTTTTCTGCTGTAGTGACTGGAGTTCTGGAGAGGACTTAAGTATTGGGTGCTTGAAGAATCTAAATCCGACCCTGCCTGCAATGCCAAACCTCGATCAGATTCATGCTCTTATCAATCACTACGGCCCCACTGTTTTTTTCCATCCTGACGAGGTCTATTTACCATCTTCTGTTTCGTGGTTTTTCAAAAACGGAGCTCTCCTGTACAGAGCTGGTGCTACTGCTGGTGAAACTATAGATTCTGAAGGTTCGAATTTGCCTGGCGGGGAAACAAATGACGGGAGCTTTTGGATTGACTTGCCCAGTGATAACCGAAGAGAGATTGTGAAACGTGGAAACTTGGAAAGTGCAAAGCTTTATGCTCATGTGAAGCCAGCACTAGGTGGAATATTCACTGATATTGCAATGTGGGTATTTTGTCCTTTTAATGGACCAGGCACTATCAGAATTGGAGTCATGAATATTTCTCTCAGCAAGATTGGGGAACACGTTGGCGACTGGGAGCATTTCACTCTTCGGATATGCAACTTTACTGGAGAGCTTTGGAGCATATACTTCTCACAACACAGTGGTGGGCAATGGGTGGATGCCTATGACTTGGAGTACACACAAGGGAATAAAGCCATTGTTTACTCATCAAAAAGCGGACACGCTAGCTACCCTCATGCTGGAACTTACATTCAAGGCTCTTCAAAGCTCGGGATCGGAATAAGGAATGATGCTGCTCGAAGCAACTTGTTTGTGGATTCAAGCACACAATATGAAGTTGTTGCAGCAGAATATCTGGGAGATGGGGTTGTGACCGAGCCAGGTTGGTTGCAGTTTATGAGAGAGTGGGGTCCAACTATTGTCTATGACTCAAGAACAGAGCTGGATAAGATTATTAATAAGTTGCCTTTGATGGTTCGTTATTCAGTGGGGAACTTGTTTGCTAAATTCCCAGTTGAGCTTTCTGGGCAAGAAGGTCCAACTGGGCCTAAGGAGAAGAACAACTGGGTTGGGGATGAAAGAGGCTAA
- the LOC133784270 gene encoding uncharacterized protein LOC133784270: protein MLLRSSSTPVLGSLLPSFAESPNNIYNHYETKPATVQNSPNKFAFPQNGYLNLCSVSSNSSPISPPIDSNQVKKNCLERTQSEGNLEGLAYASYVNSEDHIRDSPVTKMFPRRPKCLMLQTIPSFSFRNSSGELEDEEEDEYEEEEIDIEDAEEREELEEEDEREMRGGDVVMAMAMQGNGFGFENMMKKEMNFNEEMIAMDKIWNSGLEQENEGVTRTMQLAKVVEVGGGGGGNGRGGGNGDFNPYGSGGNEWDRQGFEEYYKKLVEENPGNPLFLRNYAQFLYEAKRDLKAAEEYYSRAILADPKEGDMLSQYAKIVWELHHDQDRAASYFERAVQVSPKDSHVQAAYANFLWETEDGENEDDMAEELRAMTANIREGTIASA, encoded by the exons ATGCTGCTTAGGAGTTCTTCAACACCAGTTCTTGGATCCCTTCTCCCATCTTTTGCAGAAAGTCCAAACAATATTTATAATCACTATGAAACAAAGCCAGCCACCGTTCAAAACAGCCCCAACAAATTTGCTTTCCCTCAAAATGGGTATCTAAATCTCTGTTCAGTTTCTTCCAATTCCTCTCCTATCTCACCCCCCATTGATAGCAACCAGGTTAAGAAAAACTGCTTGGAAAGAACTCAGTCTGAAGGAAACTTGGAGGGACTAGCTTATGCTTCTTATGTCAACAGTGAAGATCATATCCGTGATTCACCAGTGACCAAAATGTTTCCAAGGAGGCCCAAGTGCTTGATGCTGCAAACTATACCCTCTTTTTCGTTTCGAAACTCGAGTGGTGAGCTCgaagatgaagaggaagatgaataCGAAGAAGAAGAGATTGACATTGAAGATGctgaagaaagagaagagttagaagaagaagatgaaagagAGATGAGAGGTGGAGATGTTGTCATGGCTATGGCTATGCAAGGTAATGGTTTCGGTTTTGAGAATATGATGAAGAAGGAGATGAATTTCAACGAGGAGATGATAGCCATGGACAAGATTTGGAATTCTGGTCTTGAACAAGAAAATGAGGGGGTGACTCGTACAATGCAGCTTGCAAAAGTTGTCGAGGTTGGTGGCGGCGGTGGTGGCAATGGCCGTGGTGGCGGCAATGGTGACTTTAACCCTTATGGCTCAGGTGGGAATGAATGGGACAGACAAGGGTTTGAAGAGTATTACAAGAAACTGGTGGAGGAAAATCCTGGCAACCCTTTGTTCCTTAGAAACTATGCTCAATTTCTGTATGAG GCCAAGAGAGACCTCAAGGCAGCAGAAGAATATTACTCAAGGGCCATCCTAGCAGATCCCAAAGAAGGTGATATGTTGTCACAATATGCCAAGATAGTGTGGGAACTACACCATGACCAAGACAGAGCTGCAAGTTACTTTGAACGAGCTGTCCAAGTTTCTCCCAAAGACAG CCATGTTCAAGCTGCATATGCTAATTTCCTTTGGGAAACAGAGGATGGTGAAAATGAGGATGATATGGCAGAAGAGCTTCGTGCCATGACAGCTAATATTCGTGAAGGAACCATAGCTTCTGCTTAG